In one window of Juglans regia cultivar Chandler chromosome 3, Walnut 2.0, whole genome shotgun sequence DNA:
- the LOC108996524 gene encoding snRNA-activating protein complex subunit-like isoform X1, with translation MEMIRERGASPGEEVVEEDDGILSIPRGGPIYTPNLVSPLSSVPHFEASLLLQLQNLEAELGCSDSSQPSDEAISVDELKILSEEELVDMAMKVAFQQGDHENSSQPLEEQSAAAGKGDAHSRSRNKHACSESFSGGEKLLSSSEIPNDSPSLTGSIQNSHSRKRKRRKANNHAIEDSYTAKVEQLVKIKQKQDEDKAAARLHSFNGGCEINESAITLSEGTERMKSLRFTSYAMKVKSPSIGEHIAVPYPEVVLCVEVYHSSRKWVKTQEFLVLGHQTLTELRDKIYCSTDQVMLKAGQHDPSGYFLIEDVFFNDLRDPSAIDYSEPIFDWLRNSKDEALKKWESITTGELQQKQKAIVGDVTGLQLPQFKAVDMHMTRFCDLRFRLGVGYLYCHQGDCKHAIVIRDMRLIHPEDVHNRAGYPIVLFQLKSRVQKCDVCKIYRATKVTVDDKWAQKNPCYFCKDCYFLLHYGKDESLLYNDFSVYDYQHD, from the exons ATGGAGATGATAAGGGAGCGAGGGGCAAGCCCAGGAGAAGAGGTAGTAGAGGAAGATGATGGAATCCTCTCAATTCCACGAGGCGGACCCATTTACACGCCCAACCTTGTGAGCCCCCTCTCTTCGGTTCCCCATTTTGAGGCTTCTCTTCTCCTGCAACTTCAG AATCTAGAGGCGGAGCTAGGCTGTTCAGATTCCTCTCAACCGTCTGATGAAGCTATTTC GGTTGATGAACTTAAAATATTGAGTGAAGAAGAATTAGTGGATATGGCTATGAAAGTTGCATTTCAG CAGGGTGACCACGAGAATTCTTCACAACCTTTGGAAGAGCAGTCTGCCGCTGCAGG GAAAGGAGATGCTCACAGTAGATCAAGAAATAAGCATGCATGCTCAGAAAGCTTTTCAGGTGGGGAAAAGCTTTTATCCTCATCTGAGATCCCAAATGATTCTCCTTCCCTAACTGGTAGCATTCAAAATAGCCACTcaaggaagagaaagagaagaaaagcgAATAACCATGCCATCGAA GATAGTTATACTGCTAAGGTGGAGCAACttgtgaaaattaaacaaaagcaGGACGAAGACAAAGCGGCGGCAAGACTGCACTCATTCAA TGGTGGTTGCGAGATAAATGAAAGTGCCATTACATTGTCAGAAGGAACTGAGAGGATGAAATCTCTCAGGTTTACAAGTTATGCTATGAAG GTGAAATCACCAAGCATTGGGGAACACATAGCTGTGCCATATCCAGAAGTTGTTCTTTGTGTTGAGGTTTACCATAGCTCACGGAAGTGGGTGAAG ACTCAGGAGTTTTTGGTCCTAGGCCATCAAACCTTGACTGAACTGAGGGATAAGATCTATTGCTCAACTGACCAGGTGATGCTGAAGGCTGGGCAGCATGATCCTTCTGGATATTTCCTTATAGAA GATGTATTTTTCAACGATTTGAGGGATCCCTCTGCTATAGATTATAGTGAACCTATCTTTGACTGGCTCAGAAACTCTAAGGATGAGGCTCTTAAAAAATGGGAAAGCATTACAACTGGGGAATTACAACAGAAGCAGAAAGCAATTGTTGGAGATGTTACAGGCCTGCAATTACCTCAGTTCAAAGCTGTTGACATGCACATGACACGATTTTGTGACTTAAGGTTTCGACTAGGTGTTGGATATCTCTACTGTCACCAG GGAGACTGCAAGCATGCAATCGTGATAAGAGACATGAGATTAATTCATCCAGAGGACGTGCACAACCGAGCTGGTTATCCAATAGTCTTATTTCAACTAAAATCTCGTGTTCAGAAATGTGATGTTTGTAAGATATATAGAGCTACTAAGGTGACGGTTGATGACAAGTGGGCCCAGAAGAACCCTTGCTATTTTTGTAAAGActgttattttcttcttcattatgGTAAGGATGAGTCTCTGCTGTATAATGACTTCTCAGTATACGATTATCAACATGATTAA
- the LOC108996524 gene encoding snRNA-activating protein complex subunit-like isoform X3 produces MEMIRERGASPGEEVVEEDDGILSIPRGGPIYTPNLVSPLSSVPHFEASLLLQLQNLEAELGCSDSSQPSDEAISVDELKILSEEELVDMAMKVAFQQGDHENSSQPLEEQSAAAGKGDAHSRSRNKHACSESFSGGEKLLSSSEIPNDSPSLTGSIQNSHSRKRKRRKANNHAIEDSYTAKVEQLVKIKQKQDEDKAAARLHSFNGGCEINESAITLSEGTERMKSLRFTSYAMKVKSPSIGEHIAVPYPEVVLCVEVYHSSRKWVKVMLKAGQHDPSGYFLIEDVFFNDLRDPSAIDYSEPIFDWLRNSKDEALKKWESITTGELQQKQKAIVGDVTGLQLPQFKAVDMHMTRFCDLRFRLGVGYLYCHQGDCKHAIVIRDMRLIHPEDVHNRAGYPIVLFQLKSRVQKCDVCKIYRATKVTVDDKWAQKNPCYFCKDCYFLLHYGKDESLLYNDFSVYDYQHD; encoded by the exons ATGGAGATGATAAGGGAGCGAGGGGCAAGCCCAGGAGAAGAGGTAGTAGAGGAAGATGATGGAATCCTCTCAATTCCACGAGGCGGACCCATTTACACGCCCAACCTTGTGAGCCCCCTCTCTTCGGTTCCCCATTTTGAGGCTTCTCTTCTCCTGCAACTTCAG AATCTAGAGGCGGAGCTAGGCTGTTCAGATTCCTCTCAACCGTCTGATGAAGCTATTTC GGTTGATGAACTTAAAATATTGAGTGAAGAAGAATTAGTGGATATGGCTATGAAAGTTGCATTTCAG CAGGGTGACCACGAGAATTCTTCACAACCTTTGGAAGAGCAGTCTGCCGCTGCAGG GAAAGGAGATGCTCACAGTAGATCAAGAAATAAGCATGCATGCTCAGAAAGCTTTTCAGGTGGGGAAAAGCTTTTATCCTCATCTGAGATCCCAAATGATTCTCCTTCCCTAACTGGTAGCATTCAAAATAGCCACTcaaggaagagaaagagaagaaaagcgAATAACCATGCCATCGAA GATAGTTATACTGCTAAGGTGGAGCAACttgtgaaaattaaacaaaagcaGGACGAAGACAAAGCGGCGGCAAGACTGCACTCATTCAA TGGTGGTTGCGAGATAAATGAAAGTGCCATTACATTGTCAGAAGGAACTGAGAGGATGAAATCTCTCAGGTTTACAAGTTATGCTATGAAG GTGAAATCACCAAGCATTGGGGAACACATAGCTGTGCCATATCCAGAAGTTGTTCTTTGTGTTGAGGTTTACCATAGCTCACGGAAGTGGGTGAAG GTGATGCTGAAGGCTGGGCAGCATGATCCTTCTGGATATTTCCTTATAGAA GATGTATTTTTCAACGATTTGAGGGATCCCTCTGCTATAGATTATAGTGAACCTATCTTTGACTGGCTCAGAAACTCTAAGGATGAGGCTCTTAAAAAATGGGAAAGCATTACAACTGGGGAATTACAACAGAAGCAGAAAGCAATTGTTGGAGATGTTACAGGCCTGCAATTACCTCAGTTCAAAGCTGTTGACATGCACATGACACGATTTTGTGACTTAAGGTTTCGACTAGGTGTTGGATATCTCTACTGTCACCAG GGAGACTGCAAGCATGCAATCGTGATAAGAGACATGAGATTAATTCATCCAGAGGACGTGCACAACCGAGCTGGTTATCCAATAGTCTTATTTCAACTAAAATCTCGTGTTCAGAAATGTGATGTTTGTAAGATATATAGAGCTACTAAGGTGACGGTTGATGACAAGTGGGCCCAGAAGAACCCTTGCTATTTTTGTAAAGActgttattttcttcttcattatgGTAAGGATGAGTCTCTGCTGTATAATGACTTCTCAGTATACGATTATCAACATGATTAA
- the LOC108996522 gene encoding E3 ubiquitin-protein ligase WAV3-like, whose product MFRRTIINIKETATTAARAERLGQFADLAESFVCPSRLGPYNSQVSEPIKCLKKKNNKKKKKISVRGMGGGTGAGATSTLRKAARKVVVAAAYACGSFSRSKALVDLHTTSTTQPISDNLGVSRTKSKNGSAEDVADEAEPSSHNAPTSKSLCAICLEPLSYNSKGSNPGQAIFTAQCSHSFHFACISSNVRHGSVTCPICRAHWTQLPRSLNPPCASFSSCNQNDPILQLLDDSIATFRVHRRSFLQSARYDDDDPIEPDHLPTHPRLCLSLVPIPPSAPPRFHSSMQMTSRTSNPYHPPLHHLTCSSSSSLPSPTRQTPYIRCTPSNISFLSVKLAHQQATDLVLVASPNGPHLRLLKQSMAMVVFSLRPIDRLAIVTHSSAAARVFPLKRMTSYGKRTALQVIDRLFYMGQADPFEGLKKGIKILEDRVHKNPESRILHLSDSPTRSYHAINMEAPIPIHRFHVGFGFGTSNGFVMHEFEQFLSRMLGGVIRDIQLRIGEDLNCRMVRIGELKGSDEKRISLDLGEYGHVRVGYSYIEGEVDECIITGETIVNVGDKSNPSGTAGMDVITRGRSSSVEAWDYHDPYMARRWAKHLHGYRL is encoded by the exons ATGTTTAGAAgaacaataataaacataaaagaaaCAGCAACAACAGCTGCGAGAGCTGAGCGCCTCGGACAATTTGCAGACTTGGCAGAGAGCTTTGTCTGCCCATCCCGCCTCGGCCCTTACAATTCTCAGGTCTCAGAGCCTATAAAGTgtctgaagaagaagaataataagaagaagaagaagataagtgTAAGAGGAATGGGAGGAGGAACAGGAGCAGGAGCAACATCAACATTGAGGAAAGCAGCTCGGAAGGTGGTGGTAGCTGCAGCATATGCTTGTGGTTCCTTCTCCAGAAGTAAGGCTCTCGTGGACCTCCATACCACCAGCACCACTCAACCT ATCTCGGATAATTTAGGTGTGTCTCGCACAAAGTCGAAGAACGGTTCAGCAGAAGATGTTGCAGATGAAGCAGAACCATCTTCCCACAATGCACCTACTTCTAAG AGCTTATGTGCAATATGTCTAGAGCCTTTGAGTTATAACAGCAAGGGAAGCAACCCGGGACAGGCAATTTTTACAGCCCAGTGCTCTCATTCTTTCCACTTCGCTTGCATCTCCTCCAATGTACGCCATGGTAGTGTCACCTGCCCCATTTGCCGTGCCCATTGGACCCAACTGCCCCGCAGCCTCAACCCTCCTTGTGCTTCATTCTCTTCCTGCAACCAAAATGATCCCATACTTCAACTCCTTGATGACTCCATTGCTACTTTCCGCGTCCACAGGCGGTCCTTCCTGCAGTCTGCCCGCTACGACGATGATGACCCAATTGAGCCTGATCACTTGCCTACTCATCCCCGTCTTTGTCTCTCATTGGTGCCCATCCCCCCTAGTGCACCTCCCAGATTTCATTCATCTATGCAAATGACCAGCCGCACCTCAAACCCCTATCATCCACCCCTACATCACTTGACATGCAGTTCCTCATCATCACTACCATCACCAACTAGGCAAACACCTTATATTAGGTGTACCCCCTCGAACATATCTTTTCTTTCAGTAAAATTGGCACATCAACAAGCAACTGACTTGGTCTTGGTTGCAAGTCCCAACGGGCCGCACCTGAGGCTTCTCAAGCAATCTATGGCAATGGTGGTTTTCTCCCTTCGGCCAATTGATCGTTTAGCCATTGTTACTCACTCATCAGCTGCAGCTCGTGTCTTCCCCCTTAAACGCATGACATCCTATGGCAAGCGAACTGCCTTACAAGTCATTGATCGGCTCTTCTACATGGGGCAAGCAGATCCTTTTGAAGGTCTGAAAAAGGGCATCAAGATACTTGAAGATCGTGTCCATAAAAATCCAGAGTCCCGTATCCTGCATCTTTCTGACAGTCCAACACGATCTTATCATGCTATCAACATGGAAGCACCCATTCCAATCCATAGGTTTCACGTCGGGTTCGGCTTTGGAACCTCGAATGGATTTGTCATGCATGAATTTGAGCAGTTCCTATCAAGAATGCTGGGAGGGGTCATTAGAGATATCCAGTTGAGGATTGGAGAGGATCTTAACTGTAGAATGGTAAGGATTGGAGAGTTGAAAGGCAGTGATGAAAAGAGGATCTCTTTAGACCTGGGTGAGTACGGACATGTTCGAGTTGGATACAGCTACATTGAGGGAGAGGTTGATGAATGCATCATAACAGGGGAAACTATAGTGAATGTAGGGGATAAAAGTAACCCTTCAGGAACTGCAGGAATGGATGTGATCACTCGTGGGAGGAGTAGTAGTGTTGAAGCTTGGGATTACCATGATCCTTACATGGCTAGAAGATGGGCAAAGCATTTACATGGCTACAGGCTTTGA
- the LOC108996524 gene encoding snRNA-activating protein complex subunit-like isoform X2, producing the protein MEMIRERGASPGEEVVEEDDGILSIPRGGPIYTPNLVSPLSSVPHFEASLLLQLQNLEAELGCSDSSQPSDEAISVDELKILSEEELVDMAMKVAFQGDHENSSQPLEEQSAAAGKGDAHSRSRNKHACSESFSGGEKLLSSSEIPNDSPSLTGSIQNSHSRKRKRRKANNHAIEDSYTAKVEQLVKIKQKQDEDKAAARLHSFNGGCEINESAITLSEGTERMKSLRFTSYAMKVKSPSIGEHIAVPYPEVVLCVEVYHSSRKWVKTQEFLVLGHQTLTELRDKIYCSTDQVMLKAGQHDPSGYFLIEDVFFNDLRDPSAIDYSEPIFDWLRNSKDEALKKWESITTGELQQKQKAIVGDVTGLQLPQFKAVDMHMTRFCDLRFRLGVGYLYCHQGDCKHAIVIRDMRLIHPEDVHNRAGYPIVLFQLKSRVQKCDVCKIYRATKVTVDDKWAQKNPCYFCKDCYFLLHYGKDESLLYNDFSVYDYQHD; encoded by the exons ATGGAGATGATAAGGGAGCGAGGGGCAAGCCCAGGAGAAGAGGTAGTAGAGGAAGATGATGGAATCCTCTCAATTCCACGAGGCGGACCCATTTACACGCCCAACCTTGTGAGCCCCCTCTCTTCGGTTCCCCATTTTGAGGCTTCTCTTCTCCTGCAACTTCAG AATCTAGAGGCGGAGCTAGGCTGTTCAGATTCCTCTCAACCGTCTGATGAAGCTATTTC GGTTGATGAACTTAAAATATTGAGTGAAGAAGAATTAGTGGATATGGCTATGAAAGTTGCATTTCAG GGTGACCACGAGAATTCTTCACAACCTTTGGAAGAGCAGTCTGCCGCTGCAGG GAAAGGAGATGCTCACAGTAGATCAAGAAATAAGCATGCATGCTCAGAAAGCTTTTCAGGTGGGGAAAAGCTTTTATCCTCATCTGAGATCCCAAATGATTCTCCTTCCCTAACTGGTAGCATTCAAAATAGCCACTcaaggaagagaaagagaagaaaagcgAATAACCATGCCATCGAA GATAGTTATACTGCTAAGGTGGAGCAACttgtgaaaattaaacaaaagcaGGACGAAGACAAAGCGGCGGCAAGACTGCACTCATTCAA TGGTGGTTGCGAGATAAATGAAAGTGCCATTACATTGTCAGAAGGAACTGAGAGGATGAAATCTCTCAGGTTTACAAGTTATGCTATGAAG GTGAAATCACCAAGCATTGGGGAACACATAGCTGTGCCATATCCAGAAGTTGTTCTTTGTGTTGAGGTTTACCATAGCTCACGGAAGTGGGTGAAG ACTCAGGAGTTTTTGGTCCTAGGCCATCAAACCTTGACTGAACTGAGGGATAAGATCTATTGCTCAACTGACCAGGTGATGCTGAAGGCTGGGCAGCATGATCCTTCTGGATATTTCCTTATAGAA GATGTATTTTTCAACGATTTGAGGGATCCCTCTGCTATAGATTATAGTGAACCTATCTTTGACTGGCTCAGAAACTCTAAGGATGAGGCTCTTAAAAAATGGGAAAGCATTACAACTGGGGAATTACAACAGAAGCAGAAAGCAATTGTTGGAGATGTTACAGGCCTGCAATTACCTCAGTTCAAAGCTGTTGACATGCACATGACACGATTTTGTGACTTAAGGTTTCGACTAGGTGTTGGATATCTCTACTGTCACCAG GGAGACTGCAAGCATGCAATCGTGATAAGAGACATGAGATTAATTCATCCAGAGGACGTGCACAACCGAGCTGGTTATCCAATAGTCTTATTTCAACTAAAATCTCGTGTTCAGAAATGTGATGTTTGTAAGATATATAGAGCTACTAAGGTGACGGTTGATGACAAGTGGGCCCAGAAGAACCCTTGCTATTTTTGTAAAGActgttattttcttcttcattatgGTAAGGATGAGTCTCTGCTGTATAATGACTTCTCAGTATACGATTATCAACATGATTAA
- the LOC108996558 gene encoding probable galacturonosyltransferase 4 isoform X2, producing the protein MRVRNLVVLMLFVTVISPIVFYTDRLATFKSSTSTDEFVEDVTAVALNGQNQRLNVLPQESSTIIKEPIGIVYSDNTTKSLPNSATSAQQDSTHIALATQDEENRDQDRSQRENHIMEVIDTIAEDMEIREEAIDAGDKAQQLSDNSDSSQNMEIKHEQQSAQTSRKTDKKEPIKIGSGKQKDQTAMPDARVRQLKDLLIRARVYLSLQATRNNPHFSRELRGRIKEVQRALGDASKDSELGRNAYERLKAMEQTLAKGKQIHDDCAATAKKLRAMLHSTEEQLRVHKKQTMFLTQLTAKTLPKGLHCLPLRLTTEYYTLNSSQQQFPNQEKLEDPRLYHYALFSDNVLATAVVVNSTVIHSKDPSKHVFHIVTDRLNYVAMRMWFLVNPPGKATVQVQNIEEFTWLNSSYSPVLKQLGSQSMIDYYFRTHRANSDSNLKYRNPKYLSILNHLRFYLPEIFPKLNKVLFLDDDIVVQKDLTALWSLDLKGNVNGAVETCGESFHRFDRYLNFSNPLISKNFDPHACGWAYGMNVFDLAEWKRQNITGVYHSWQKLNHDRQLWKLGTLPPGLITFWKRTYPLDRSWHVLGLGYNPSVGQKEIERASVIHYNGNMKPWLEISIPKYRSYWTRFIDYDHIYLRECNINP; encoded by the exons ATGAGGGTGAGGAATTTAGTGGTGCTGATGCTCTTTGTGACGGTTATTTCTCCGATTGTGTTTTACACCGACCGCCTCGCTACTTTTAAATCGTCTACTT CTACGGATGAATTTGTTGAAGATGTTACCGCCGTT GCTCTCAATGGTCAGAACCAGCGTCTAAATGTGCTACCCCAG GAATCGTCAACTATCATTAAAGAGCCGATTGGAATCGTATATTCAGATAACACAACCAAATCTCTTCCAAATTCTGCTACTTCAGCCCAGCAGGACTCCACCCACATTGCACTTGCAACTCAAG ATGAGGAAAATCGAGATCAAGATCGATCTCAAAGAGAGAACCACATCATGGAAGTCATTGATACAATCGCTGAAGATATGGAAATTAGAGAAGAAGCAATTGATGCCGGTGACAAGGCTCAGCAATTATCAGATAATTCGGATTCCTCTCAAAATATG GAAATAAAGCACGAGCAACAATCCGCTCAAACCTCAAGAAAGACGGATAAGAAAGAACCTATAAAAATCGGCAGCGGCAAACAGAAAGATCAAACAGCCATGCCAGATGCTCGGGTGCGGCAACTTAAAGATCTGCTCATCAGGGCCAGGGTTTATCTTTCCCTCCAGGCCACAAGAAATAATCCTCACTTTTCAAGGGAGCTTCGAGGGCGGATAAAGGAAGTTCAGCGAGCACTTGGGGATGCAAGCAAGGATTCAGAACTTGGAAGGAA TGCCTATGAAAGGTTGAAAGCAATGGAGCAAACATTGGCAAAAGGAAAGCAGATTCATGATGATTGTGCTGCTACGGCAAAGAAGCTGAGGGCTATGCTCCACTCAACTGAGGAGCAGCTCCGGGTGCACAAAAAGCAGACCATGTTCCTGACACAATTAACTGCAAAAACGCTTCCAAAGGGTCTACATTGTCTTCCATTGCGTCTTACGACAGAGTATTACACCTTGAATTCTTCTCAACAGCAGTTTCCAAATCAAGAGAAATTAGAAGATCCCCGGTTGTACCACTACGCATTATTCTCTGATAACGTATTGGCAACAGCAGTTGTTGTAAACTCAACTGTTATCCATTCTAAG GACCCTTCGAAGCATGTTTTCCACATTGTTACTGACAGACTCAATTATGTGGCAATGAGGATGTGGTTCCTGGTAAATCCACCTGGTAAAGCCACTGTACAGGTCCAGAACATTGAAGAGTTTACCTGGTTAAATTCAAGTTATAGTCCAGTTCTTAAGCAGCTGGGTTCTCAATCCATGATAGATTATTACTTCAGAACTCATCGGGCCAATTCCGATTCGAATCTGAAGTATCGGAACCCAAAATACTTATCCATCCTCAATCATCTTCGGTTTTACCTGCCAGAGATCTTCCCAAAGCTCAACAAAGTACTATTTTTGGATGATGATATAGTTGTGCAGAAGGATCTCACTGCCCTCTGGTCCCTTGATTTGAAGGGGAATGTTAATGGTGCTGTAGAGACGTGTGGAGAGAGCTTCCATCGTTTTGATCGGTATCTGAACTTTTCAAATCCCCTTATATCAAAGAATTTTGACCCCCATGCTTGTGGATGGGCATATGGAATGAATGTATTTGATTTGGCTGAATGGAAGAGGCAAAACATCACAGGAGTGTACCACTCATGGCAGAAGCTG AATCATGACAGACAGTTGTGGAAGTTGGGAACACTGCCACCTGGTCTCATAACATTTTGGAAGCGCACTTACCCACTTGATCGATCATGGCATGTGCTAGGCCTTGGTTATAATCCTAGTGTCGGCCAGAAGGAAATTGAAAGAGCATCTGTCATACACTATAATGGCAACATGAAACCATGGCTTGAGATAAGCATTCCCAAGTATCGAAGCTACTGGACAAGATTTATTgattatgatcatatatatttgcGGGAGTGCAATATTAATCCATAA
- the LOC108996504 gene encoding putative invertase inhibitor: protein MVTYSLFLSLLFSISIFIDPSSSYAADFQPTKLVNKVCNQTSNYTFCVESLYTDSRTHKAERYELAYVAFQLASFKATSTKDHIAKLLKNNATAGQSRHLQRCSRVYKKAVYVLAEAYGDLDSESFYMLVGLSNHATHAAADCQAALKGTRLRTPLTALNKVFKFLCEICVAVSRLF, encoded by the coding sequence atggtgacatattctctcttcctttccttgttATTTTCCATCTCCATCTTCATCGATCCCTCCTCCTCCTATGCTGCCGATTTTCAGCCAACCAAGCTTGTGAACAAGGTATGTAACCAAACCTCGAACTATACCTTCTGTGTTGAGTCTCTGTACACCGATTCACGTACCCACAAAGCTGAACGCTATGAGCTCGCCTACGTTGCATTCCAGCTGGCATCCTTTAAAGCCACTAGCACCAAAGACCACATAGCTAAGCTGCTAAAGAATAATGCAACTGCAGGCCAAAGCCGACATCTCCAGAGGTGTTCTCGCGTGTACAAGAAGGCTGTTTACGTCCTCGCCGAGGCTTACGGAGACTTGGACTCGGAGAGCTTCTACATGTTGGTTGGTTTGTCGAATCATGCCACCCATGCTGCCGCTGACTGTCAGGCCGCTTTGAAGGGAACGCGCCTACGCACCCCACTGACTGCCTTGAACAAGGTTTTTAAGTTTCTTTGTGAAATTTGCGTTGCCGTCTCGAGATTATTTTAG
- the LOC108996558 gene encoding probable galacturonosyltransferase 4 isoform X1, translating into MRVRNLVVLMLFVTVISPIVFYTDRLATFKSSTSTDEFVEDVTAVALNGQNQRLNVLPQESSTIIKEPIGIVYSDNTTKSLPNSATSAQQDSTHIALATQVESRDHKSTRVLSTTSDEENRDQDRSQRENHIMEVIDTIAEDMEIREEAIDAGDKAQQLSDNSDSSQNMEIKHEQQSAQTSRKTDKKEPIKIGSGKQKDQTAMPDARVRQLKDLLIRARVYLSLQATRNNPHFSRELRGRIKEVQRALGDASKDSELGRNAYERLKAMEQTLAKGKQIHDDCAATAKKLRAMLHSTEEQLRVHKKQTMFLTQLTAKTLPKGLHCLPLRLTTEYYTLNSSQQQFPNQEKLEDPRLYHYALFSDNVLATAVVVNSTVIHSKDPSKHVFHIVTDRLNYVAMRMWFLVNPPGKATVQVQNIEEFTWLNSSYSPVLKQLGSQSMIDYYFRTHRANSDSNLKYRNPKYLSILNHLRFYLPEIFPKLNKVLFLDDDIVVQKDLTALWSLDLKGNVNGAVETCGESFHRFDRYLNFSNPLISKNFDPHACGWAYGMNVFDLAEWKRQNITGVYHSWQKLNHDRQLWKLGTLPPGLITFWKRTYPLDRSWHVLGLGYNPSVGQKEIERASVIHYNGNMKPWLEISIPKYRSYWTRFIDYDHIYLRECNINP; encoded by the exons ATGAGGGTGAGGAATTTAGTGGTGCTGATGCTCTTTGTGACGGTTATTTCTCCGATTGTGTTTTACACCGACCGCCTCGCTACTTTTAAATCGTCTACTT CTACGGATGAATTTGTTGAAGATGTTACCGCCGTT GCTCTCAATGGTCAGAACCAGCGTCTAAATGTGCTACCCCAG GAATCGTCAACTATCATTAAAGAGCCGATTGGAATCGTATATTCAGATAACACAACCAAATCTCTTCCAAATTCTGCTACTTCAGCCCAGCAGGACTCCACCCACATTGCACTTGCAACTCAAG TGGAATCGAGGGACCATAAATCTACTAGAGTATTATCTACTACTTCAGATGAGGAAAATCGAGATCAAGATCGATCTCAAAGAGAGAACCACATCATGGAAGTCATTGATACAATCGCTGAAGATATGGAAATTAGAGAAGAAGCAATTGATGCCGGTGACAAGGCTCAGCAATTATCAGATAATTCGGATTCCTCTCAAAATATG GAAATAAAGCACGAGCAACAATCCGCTCAAACCTCAAGAAAGACGGATAAGAAAGAACCTATAAAAATCGGCAGCGGCAAACAGAAAGATCAAACAGCCATGCCAGATGCTCGGGTGCGGCAACTTAAAGATCTGCTCATCAGGGCCAGGGTTTATCTTTCCCTCCAGGCCACAAGAAATAATCCTCACTTTTCAAGGGAGCTTCGAGGGCGGATAAAGGAAGTTCAGCGAGCACTTGGGGATGCAAGCAAGGATTCAGAACTTGGAAGGAA TGCCTATGAAAGGTTGAAAGCAATGGAGCAAACATTGGCAAAAGGAAAGCAGATTCATGATGATTGTGCTGCTACGGCAAAGAAGCTGAGGGCTATGCTCCACTCAACTGAGGAGCAGCTCCGGGTGCACAAAAAGCAGACCATGTTCCTGACACAATTAACTGCAAAAACGCTTCCAAAGGGTCTACATTGTCTTCCATTGCGTCTTACGACAGAGTATTACACCTTGAATTCTTCTCAACAGCAGTTTCCAAATCAAGAGAAATTAGAAGATCCCCGGTTGTACCACTACGCATTATTCTCTGATAACGTATTGGCAACAGCAGTTGTTGTAAACTCAACTGTTATCCATTCTAAG GACCCTTCGAAGCATGTTTTCCACATTGTTACTGACAGACTCAATTATGTGGCAATGAGGATGTGGTTCCTGGTAAATCCACCTGGTAAAGCCACTGTACAGGTCCAGAACATTGAAGAGTTTACCTGGTTAAATTCAAGTTATAGTCCAGTTCTTAAGCAGCTGGGTTCTCAATCCATGATAGATTATTACTTCAGAACTCATCGGGCCAATTCCGATTCGAATCTGAAGTATCGGAACCCAAAATACTTATCCATCCTCAATCATCTTCGGTTTTACCTGCCAGAGATCTTCCCAAAGCTCAACAAAGTACTATTTTTGGATGATGATATAGTTGTGCAGAAGGATCTCACTGCCCTCTGGTCCCTTGATTTGAAGGGGAATGTTAATGGTGCTGTAGAGACGTGTGGAGAGAGCTTCCATCGTTTTGATCGGTATCTGAACTTTTCAAATCCCCTTATATCAAAGAATTTTGACCCCCATGCTTGTGGATGGGCATATGGAATGAATGTATTTGATTTGGCTGAATGGAAGAGGCAAAACATCACAGGAGTGTACCACTCATGGCAGAAGCTG AATCATGACAGACAGTTGTGGAAGTTGGGAACACTGCCACCTGGTCTCATAACATTTTGGAAGCGCACTTACCCACTTGATCGATCATGGCATGTGCTAGGCCTTGGTTATAATCCTAGTGTCGGCCAGAAGGAAATTGAAAGAGCATCTGTCATACACTATAATGGCAACATGAAACCATGGCTTGAGATAAGCATTCCCAAGTATCGAAGCTACTGGACAAGATTTATTgattatgatcatatatatttgcGGGAGTGCAATATTAATCCATAA